The window CTGCCATGCGGGGCCAGCCGCAAGCTTTTGCAGCAGGTCGCTGTTCTTGGTGGTGCGGTTGCCGGAATTGCAGGTAAATATGATGGGGAGTTCAGCGGTGGCGGGGCGCAGATCCATCCACGAAATAACCGAAAGGGGGGCCGCTTCGGCACCGGGAACGCGCAAGGCGGCGAGTTCGTCCGCCTCACGTACGTCAACAAGGCGGGCCTTGTTATCCTGCATCATTTTGAGGGCTTCTGCAGGAGAAATATTGGGAAGCATCGACTATGTCCTATGAATTCTTATCCCGGTTTTTGGCGGGAGTTTTTTTGCTTTTGCCATCGTCAGATTTGGAAGAAGCCACCTTGCCGTTGCTCTTGTCCTTCTTGCCGGATTCAGACTTGGCAGACTCGCGCTTGGTGGGTTCGCCCTTGGAGGCGCTGGACTTGGAAGAGCCAGACTTGCTGTCGCTTTTGGCGGCTTCCGGCTTGTGGTTTTCAGTCTTGCGCGTTTCAGCCTTGGGAGCGTCAGATTTGCGGGCTTCGCTCTTGCGCTCGGACTTTTCAGCTTCAGCCTTGGAAGAACTGGATTTGGACGACGAGGCGCTGCTCTTTTTGTCTGACTTGTCTTCCTTGACTGATGCCTTGCCTGAAGACCTGGAGGACGACTTGTCAGCCTTTTCCACCTCGATCTTGCGGGTGGAGCCGTGTTTCTTGTCCAGACTGGCCACTTCCACAAACTGATCGCGCGATTTGGAAGGATTTTTATTTCTGGAGCGGTCTTTGTCTTTTTCCTTGCTGCTCTTTCTATGGTCGTCATTGCTGGCAACGCTGGAGCGGGAGGAGGGCTTGTGGCTGCGATAAATAT of the Desulfovibrio desulfuricans DSM 642 genome contains:
- a CDS encoding rhodanese family protein, with protein sequence MLPNISPAEALKMMQDNKARLVDVREADELAALRVPGAEAAPLSVISWMDLRPATAELPIIFTCNSGNRTTKNSDLLQKLAAGPAWQMEGGVSAWAKQALPVETSKQTLPIFRQIQIGAGGLVLAGVLGSLAWPSMLWLSAFVGAGLVFAGVTGFCGLGILLSAMPWNKK